From one Cryptosporangium minutisporangium genomic stretch:
- a CDS encoding LysR family transcriptional regulator: protein MATTVDVDVSTLVCFVAVAEEQNFTRAAARVGISQPGLSKKIRLLEDALGVRLFDRGTRSASLTGAGEVLLPAALTMIETWRTTVAELRRDEAAERGVLRVGFEASGAGALTARARAEFARRHPQVVVQPARFDWGGEVPALREGLVDVAFVWLPADLGDGIDHEVVLVEPRVVGMAAAHRLAGRETLSLADIGDEPLMWTRRAPRAWIDWWAVNPRPDGRSPVWGPENDNVEEMLETVAAGAAICIAPTSMADFYSRPDLAWRPLLDAEPLRVAIAWPANSTSRLVGEFLLIVQDLSALDDAAPRP, encoded by the coding sequence GTGGCCACGACGGTCGACGTGGACGTGTCGACGCTGGTCTGTTTCGTGGCGGTCGCCGAGGAGCAGAACTTCACCCGGGCCGCGGCGCGGGTCGGTATCTCCCAGCCCGGCCTCAGCAAGAAGATCAGGCTGCTGGAGGACGCGCTCGGAGTGCGGCTGTTCGACCGGGGAACCCGATCGGCCTCGTTGACCGGCGCCGGTGAGGTGCTTCTGCCCGCCGCGCTGACGATGATCGAGACGTGGCGCACCACGGTGGCGGAGCTGCGGCGCGACGAGGCCGCCGAGCGGGGCGTCCTGCGGGTCGGCTTCGAGGCCTCCGGAGCGGGCGCCCTGACCGCACGGGCCCGTGCGGAGTTCGCTCGCCGTCATCCGCAGGTCGTCGTCCAGCCGGCCCGGTTCGACTGGGGCGGCGAGGTGCCCGCCTTGCGGGAAGGGCTGGTCGACGTGGCCTTCGTGTGGCTGCCCGCCGACCTCGGTGACGGAATCGACCACGAGGTAGTTCTGGTCGAGCCGCGCGTGGTCGGGATGGCCGCCGCCCACCGGCTCGCCGGCCGGGAGACGTTGTCGCTGGCCGACATCGGTGACGAACCGCTGATGTGGACGCGTCGCGCGCCGCGTGCGTGGATCGACTGGTGGGCGGTGAACCCCCGCCCGGACGGCCGGTCGCCGGTGTGGGGACCGGAGAACGACAACGTCGAGGAGATGCTGGAGACGGTGGCGGCCGGCGCCGCGATCTGTATCGCCCCGACGTCGATGGCCGACTTCTACAGCCGCCCGGACCTCGCCTGGCGTCCGCTGCTCGACGCCGAACCGCTACGCGTGGCGATCGCCTGGCCCGCGAACTCCACCAGCCGGCTCGTCGGCGAGTTCCTGTTGATCGTCCAGGACCTGTCGGCGCTGGACGATGCGGCGCCGAGGCCATAG
- a CDS encoding PP2C family protein-serine/threonine phosphatase, whose product MTSRPEEAVSQSDERARFSALLEDSAEDLYDNAPCGYLSTLLDGRIAKVNATLLRWLGYTRDELVGRRAFADLLTIGGRMFNETHVAPLLQMQGQVNSIALELQTADGARLPVLVTSVVKTGSDGQPLLIRTTVIDARDRRAYEVELLRASRTAQAAQERAEAAQAAAEAAQARAEAAQAAVEAERARLAELAATLQKTLLPPTLIPVPGLDVAAAYHAASVEEVGGDFYDLFPLAEGEWGLFLGDVCGKGAQAAAITSLARYTLRAAAVYDNDPAAVLRNLNTVLLYDHQGRVPRFCTVLFGILTPAGADGAFSLTLAAGGHPPALLMRADGTAEALHTPGGQLIGVLADPQIVTTTVRLAPGDTLLLYTDGLTEAQTALTGAHRYGEAALLDFAVSLAPTTATDAVNAVTTLLDAFGDGVDDDTALLALSVPARGADVGRP is encoded by the coding sequence ATGACAAGCAGGCCCGAGGAGGCTGTCTCGCAATCCGACGAGCGTGCGCGATTCTCCGCTCTGCTCGAGGACAGCGCGGAGGATCTCTACGACAACGCGCCCTGCGGCTACCTGTCGACGCTGCTGGACGGACGGATCGCCAAGGTCAACGCCACGCTGCTGCGCTGGCTCGGCTACACCCGCGACGAGCTGGTCGGGCGCCGCGCATTCGCCGACCTGCTGACGATCGGCGGCCGGATGTTCAACGAGACGCACGTCGCGCCGCTGCTGCAGATGCAGGGCCAGGTCAACAGCATCGCGCTGGAGCTGCAGACCGCCGACGGCGCCCGTCTGCCGGTGCTGGTGACCTCCGTCGTCAAGACCGGTAGTGACGGGCAGCCGCTGCTGATCCGGACCACCGTCATCGACGCCCGCGACCGCCGCGCGTACGAGGTCGAGCTGCTGCGCGCCAGCCGGACCGCGCAGGCCGCCCAGGAGCGGGCCGAAGCGGCGCAGGCGGCGGCCGAAGCGGCCCAGGCACGAGCGGAGGCGGCGCAGGCGGCCGTCGAGGCCGAGCGGGCCCGGCTGGCCGAGCTCGCCGCCACCCTACAGAAGACCCTGCTGCCGCCGACGCTGATCCCGGTTCCCGGCCTGGACGTCGCCGCGGCCTACCACGCGGCGTCGGTGGAGGAGGTCGGCGGCGACTTCTACGACCTGTTCCCCCTGGCCGAGGGCGAATGGGGGCTCTTCCTGGGTGACGTCTGCGGCAAGGGTGCCCAAGCCGCCGCGATCACGTCCCTGGCCCGGTACACGCTGCGGGCCGCCGCGGTCTACGACAACGACCCGGCGGCGGTCCTGCGGAACCTCAACACCGTGCTCCTCTACGACCACCAGGGGCGGGTGCCCCGGTTCTGCACGGTGCTGTTCGGCATCCTCACCCCGGCCGGAGCCGACGGCGCGTTCTCGCTCACGCTGGCGGCCGGAGGCCACCCGCCGGCGCTGCTGATGCGCGCCGATGGCACCGCCGAGGCTCTGCACACCCCCGGTGGTCAGCTGATCGGCGTCCTGGCCGACCCGCAGATCGTCACCACCACCGTGCGGCTGGCACCGGGGGACACGCTCCTGCTGTACACCGACGGCCTCACCGAAGCGCAGACCGCGCTGACCGGCGCCCACCGCTACGGCGAGGCGGCGCTCCTGGACTTCGCCGTCTCCCTGGCACCGACCACCGCGACGGACGCCGTGAACGCGGTGACCACCCTGCTCGACGCGTTCGGTGACGGCGTCGACGACGACACCGCCCTCCTCGCGTTGAGCGTGCCTGCCCGGGGAGCCGACGTGGGGCGCCCATGA
- a CDS encoding STAS domain-containing protein: protein MKAHLTTDARTTTAGPVLSLAGELDHATAPQVHAALLELRLTDGQQLTLDMSGVTFCDSSGIGSLLAAHAYAEQARGVFVLSAVPARTRYLLGVVGLDLVLPMFPTADEAVDAWTDTGDPTPR from the coding sequence ATGAAGGCCCACCTCACGACCGACGCGCGCACCACCACGGCTGGACCCGTGCTGAGCCTCGCCGGGGAGCTCGATCACGCGACCGCTCCGCAGGTCCACGCCGCGCTCCTCGAGTTGCGGCTCACCGATGGTCAGCAGCTGACCCTCGACATGAGCGGGGTGACCTTCTGCGACTCCTCCGGCATCGGCTCACTCCTTGCGGCGCACGCCTACGCCGAGCAGGCCCGTGGAGTCTTCGTGCTGTCCGCGGTGCCCGCACGCACCCGCTACCTGCTCGGCGTCGTCGGCCTCGACCTGGTCCTCCCGATGTTCCCCACCGCCGACGAGGCGGTCGACGCGTGGACCGACACCGGCGACCCCACACCGCGGTAG
- a CDS encoding right-handed parallel beta-helix repeat-containing protein — MEFHVAPTGDDSWPGSFEQPFATVTRARDAASGAAGDVVINLRTGTYGLTAPWELTEVDSGSDGGRIVYQAYGYGTPKQEAPVLSGGRQITDWRVEGGVWLADVGDLDTRQLYVDDRRVERAGIPGLPDGAVQTPTGYTIDSDAPLSWQSPADVEFVHRGVYPWTEARCTVAAVSGEGPVTVTMSQPAFGWALDLYNSAYEGATTSGPGLPTRVENDASFLTEPGTFVLDRSRPGHHLLRYLPQEGEAPERTRVVAPIAETLLRARNTSDVTFRGLTFADATWLWPAREKGFLHYHGIGFYQGGTIDRVTFGEDAWVTVPTASSSIPACVRFHDCTRVVIEHCRFTRMGATALELSGGTELAVRSCDFDTLSAAALTATGSRAVSIEDNKVHHTGAEYSGSPGIAVTATDGCTIAHNEVTDVPHCGIVAGPGEGTRVLHNLTARTLGVLADGGGIYLSGPQGTSAANGAVVRGNVVEDTRTPYNFGLYTDYGAAWVTVEENVVVRADNSSVLTVWPPLENVIYRGNFWDADPVGAADPPAGVTYEGNTTLADEEELHAATAAIRQRAGLLHPR, encoded by the coding sequence ATGGAATTCCACGTAGCACCCACAGGCGACGACTCCTGGCCCGGTTCGTTCGAGCAACCGTTCGCGACGGTAACCCGTGCCCGCGATGCGGCCAGCGGCGCGGCGGGCGACGTCGTCATCAATCTTCGGACGGGCACCTACGGGCTGACCGCACCGTGGGAACTGACCGAAGTCGACTCCGGGTCCGACGGCGGTCGGATCGTCTACCAGGCGTACGGGTACGGAACGCCGAAGCAGGAAGCCCCGGTCCTCAGCGGTGGCCGGCAGATCACCGACTGGCGAGTCGAGGGCGGCGTCTGGCTGGCCGACGTCGGTGACCTGGACACTCGCCAGCTCTACGTCGACGATCGTCGGGTCGAGCGGGCCGGCATCCCCGGCTTACCGGATGGGGCCGTCCAGACCCCGACCGGCTACACCATCGACTCCGACGCCCCGCTGAGCTGGCAGAGCCCCGCCGACGTCGAGTTCGTCCACCGGGGCGTCTACCCGTGGACCGAGGCACGCTGCACCGTCGCGGCCGTCAGCGGTGAGGGCCCGGTCACCGTCACGATGTCCCAACCGGCGTTCGGCTGGGCTCTCGATCTCTACAACTCCGCCTACGAGGGGGCAACGACGAGTGGCCCCGGCCTGCCCACCCGGGTGGAGAACGACGCCTCTTTCCTCACCGAGCCGGGCACCTTCGTGCTGGACCGCTCACGCCCCGGCCACCATCTCCTGCGCTACCTGCCCCAGGAGGGCGAAGCCCCGGAGCGCACCAGGGTGGTCGCCCCGATCGCGGAGACGCTCCTCCGTGCCCGGAACACCAGCGACGTCACCTTCCGCGGCCTGACCTTCGCCGACGCCACGTGGCTGTGGCCCGCCCGCGAGAAGGGGTTTCTGCACTACCACGGGATCGGCTTCTACCAGGGCGGCACGATCGATCGGGTGACGTTCGGCGAAGACGCGTGGGTCACGGTGCCGACCGCGTCGTCCTCCATCCCCGCCTGCGTCCGGTTCCATGACTGCACTCGGGTGGTGATCGAGCACTGCCGGTTCACCCGGATGGGAGCGACCGCCCTCGAACTCTCCGGCGGCACGGAGCTCGCGGTGCGCAGCTGTGATTTCGACACGCTCTCCGCCGCCGCCCTGACGGCCACCGGTTCACGGGCGGTCTCGATCGAGGACAACAAGGTCCACCACACCGGAGCCGAGTACTCCGGCTCCCCCGGCATCGCCGTGACGGCCACCGACGGCTGCACGATCGCGCACAACGAGGTCACCGACGTCCCGCACTGCGGAATCGTCGCGGGTCCGGGCGAGGGCACCCGGGTCCTGCACAATCTCACCGCTCGCACGCTCGGGGTACTCGCCGACGGCGGCGGCATCTACCTATCCGGGCCACAGGGCACCTCCGCGGCCAACGGTGCGGTGGTCCGGGGCAACGTCGTCGAGGACACCCGGACGCCGTACAACTTCGGGCTCTACACCGACTACGGCGCTGCCTGGGTGACCGTCGAGGAGAACGTCGTCGTCCGGGCGGACAACTCGTCCGTTCTGACGGTCTGGCCGCCCTTGGAGAACGTGATCTACCGGGGCAACTTCTGGGACGCCGACCCGGTCGGCGCGGCTGATCCACCGGCCGGAGTCACGTACGAAGGCAACACCACTCTGGCCGACGAAGAGGAGCTGCACGCCGCCACCGCGGCGATCCGGCAACGCGCCGGGCTGTTGCACCCCCGCTGA
- a CDS encoding TetR/AcrR family transcriptional regulator, producing MVKDAAGDPDRVVELLWQEGDAAPRTGLSLTRIVLAAIEVADAEGLDGLSMRKVADRLGFTSMSLYRHVPGRQHLVDLMCDAVLGPPGTAPFPEPADASDGEWRDRLEAWVRAGWQLRERHPWLAEVRGTRQVPGPNGVAHYEYLLSTVARTGLPPAQVIAVVGLIGRFLDAEALRLVETARTERLSGVTEAEWWGSRDTLYARLDRYPTLTSLWEAGGFDDPEDPFEFGLRAVLDGVEALVARYGTRDETCPVCGNPMERAASGRPREYCSRACRQRAYRRRHSG from the coding sequence ATGGTGAAGGACGCAGCGGGGGATCCCGACCGCGTGGTCGAACTGCTGTGGCAGGAGGGCGACGCTGCGCCGCGGACCGGGCTGAGCCTGACCCGGATCGTCCTGGCGGCGATCGAGGTGGCCGACGCCGAAGGGCTCGACGGGTTGTCGATGCGCAAGGTCGCCGACCGGCTCGGGTTCACCAGCATGTCGCTGTACCGGCACGTGCCTGGCCGGCAGCACCTGGTGGACCTCATGTGCGACGCCGTCCTCGGTCCTCCCGGCACGGCACCGTTCCCTGAGCCCGCCGATGCGTCCGACGGCGAGTGGCGGGACCGGCTGGAGGCGTGGGTGCGTGCCGGATGGCAGCTGCGTGAGCGTCATCCCTGGTTGGCCGAGGTGCGGGGCACCCGGCAGGTGCCTGGGCCCAACGGCGTCGCGCACTACGAGTACCTGCTGAGCACGGTCGCCCGTACCGGCCTGCCGCCGGCGCAGGTGATCGCCGTCGTCGGCCTGATCGGGCGATTCCTCGACGCGGAGGCGCTGCGGCTGGTGGAGACCGCGCGGACGGAGCGGCTCAGCGGCGTCACCGAAGCGGAGTGGTGGGGCTCCCGCGACACGCTCTACGCCCGGCTCGACCGCTATCCCACGCTCACCTCCCTCTGGGAGGCCGGCGGCTTCGACGACCCGGAGGACCCGTTCGAGTTCGGGCTCCGGGCCGTGCTCGACGGTGTGGAAGCGCTGGTCGCTCGTTACGGAACCCGTGACGAAACCTGTCCCGTCTGTGGGAATCCGATGGAGCGAGCAGCCTCCGGGCGCCCCCGGGAGTACTGCTCGCGGGCCTGTCGGCAGCGCGCCTACCGTCGGCGCCACTCCGGCTGA
- a CDS encoding Gfo/Idh/MocA family protein: protein MTVRMGLVGAGPWATMFTGPMLAAGPDTTLAAVWARRPEAAAELGDRLRTPVAASFDALLESCDAVAFAVPPDVQAELAPLAVAAGRHLLLEKPLAFTVDAAERIAAAAEAAGVVTQLMLTNRWTDAVQTFLADVQAAGPRVLTAEFIGSGALAGSPFATPWRRQDMALHDVGKQVFDLVTAAAGPATVVHAHRAGAVTAVTLEHENGAVSHTALSITTPGAHGPMRCEAVTDTGRIVLTDPAAEDPVTVRERIAAGFAEAVAAGVSSALDVHHGVRLQRLLAAAAGR from the coding sequence ATGACGGTGCGGATGGGGCTGGTCGGCGCCGGCCCGTGGGCGACGATGTTCACCGGCCCGATGCTCGCCGCCGGCCCGGACACGACGCTGGCCGCGGTCTGGGCCCGGCGGCCCGAGGCAGCGGCCGAGCTGGGCGATCGGCTCCGAACGCCGGTCGCCGCCTCCTTCGACGCGCTGCTCGAATCCTGCGACGCCGTGGCGTTCGCCGTCCCACCGGACGTGCAGGCCGAGCTCGCGCCGCTCGCCGTTGCTGCCGGGCGCCATCTGCTGCTGGAGAAGCCGCTCGCGTTCACCGTCGACGCGGCCGAGCGCATCGCCGCGGCGGCGGAGGCGGCGGGCGTCGTCACGCAGCTGATGCTCACCAACCGGTGGACCGATGCCGTGCAGACCTTCCTCGCCGACGTCCAGGCGGCCGGGCCACGGGTGCTGACCGCGGAGTTCATCGGCAGCGGCGCCCTCGCCGGCTCTCCGTTCGCCACCCCGTGGCGCCGTCAGGACATGGCGCTGCACGACGTCGGCAAGCAGGTGTTCGACCTGGTGACGGCGGCTGCCGGACCGGCCACCGTCGTCCACGCCCACCGCGCGGGCGCCGTCACCGCGGTGACGCTCGAACACGAGAACGGGGCCGTGAGCCACACCGCGCTCTCGATCACCACGCCGGGTGCGCACGGGCCGATGCGGTGTGAGGCGGTCACCGACACCGGACGGATCGTCCTCACCGACCCGGCCGCCGAGGACCCCGTCACCGTCCGCGAGCGGATCGCCGCCGGCTTCGCCGAGGCCGTCGCCGCAGGCGTCTCCTCCGCTCTGGACGTGCATCACGGCGTACGGCTCCAGCGACTGCTCGCCGCCGCGGCCGGCCGGTAA
- a CDS encoding pyrimidine reductase family protein, with protein sequence MHVLTTGEAVSDLLAPYAAVERRPGRLGCWVMGHMVGGLDGSAAIDGRVGRLSTAPDVELFRLMRALADVVLVGAQTVRAEGYGPARLPAERIKARRAAGKPDTPPIAIVSRSLDLDWTAKIFTDAPADRRTTVITCENADPDRLAAARGAAEVVLAGTERVEPAAAIAGLAGLGHRTVLCEGGPTWLGELVAADLLDELCLTISPLMGGDPLPISVTPPAAPVAPFALRHVLADGDTLFLRYERGTR encoded by the coding sequence GTGCACGTACTCACGACTGGCGAGGCTGTCTCCGACCTGCTGGCGCCGTACGCGGCGGTGGAGCGACGTCCGGGGCGGCTCGGTTGCTGGGTGATGGGCCACATGGTGGGCGGGCTGGACGGCTCGGCGGCGATCGACGGACGGGTCGGACGCCTGTCGACCGCGCCCGACGTCGAGCTGTTCCGGCTGATGCGGGCCCTCGCCGACGTGGTGCTGGTCGGCGCGCAGACCGTGCGCGCGGAGGGGTACGGTCCGGCGCGGTTACCGGCGGAGCGGATCAAGGCGCGGCGGGCCGCCGGTAAGCCGGACACGCCTCCGATCGCGATCGTGAGCCGCTCGCTCGACCTGGACTGGACGGCGAAGATCTTCACCGACGCTCCAGCCGATCGCCGGACGACGGTCATCACCTGTGAAAACGCCGACCCCGACCGGCTCGCCGCCGCTCGCGGCGCCGCGGAGGTGGTGCTCGCCGGAACCGAGCGCGTGGAGCCGGCCGCGGCGATCGCGGGCCTCGCCGGGCTCGGCCACCGCACCGTGCTCTGCGAGGGAGGCCCCACCTGGCTGGGTGAGCTGGTCGCCGCGGACCTCCTCGACGAGCTGTGCCTCACGATCTCTCCGCTGATGGGCGGTGACCCGCTCCCGATCTCGGTCACTCCGCCCGCCGCGCCGGTCGCGCCGTTCGCCCTGCGACACGTGCTCGCCGACGGGGACACGCTCTTCCTCCGCTACGAGCGGGGGACCCGATGA
- a CDS encoding flavin reductase family protein, whose translation MTDDAFGGLVAALDPPLIVVTTAVGDEQAGCLVGFHAQSSITPERYCVWLSKANHTYRVALRADHLALHFLAEEDLPIAAHFGTLSGDTVDKFADLPTERGVGGVPLLAGWPNWLVVRRSALLDEGGDHVCLPAEAVAARHDKPFTPLRLSQAGHLQPGHGNEERHDPPTERAAR comes from the coding sequence ATGACCGACGACGCGTTCGGTGGGCTGGTGGCCGCGCTCGACCCACCGCTGATCGTGGTGACCACCGCGGTCGGCGACGAGCAGGCCGGATGTCTGGTGGGCTTCCACGCCCAGTCGAGCATCACGCCGGAGCGCTACTGCGTCTGGCTCTCCAAGGCCAACCACACCTACCGGGTCGCGCTGCGCGCCGATCACCTCGCGCTGCACTTCCTCGCCGAGGAGGATCTGCCGATCGCGGCGCACTTCGGCACGTTGAGCGGCGACACCGTCGACAAGTTCGCCGACCTGCCGACCGAGCGCGGCGTCGGCGGGGTACCGCTGCTGGCCGGCTGGCCGAACTGGCTGGTGGTTCGCCGCAGCGCCCTGCTCGACGAGGGTGGCGACCACGTCTGCCTGCCCGCCGAGGCGGTGGCGGCGCGGCACGACAAACCGTTCACGCCGCTGCGTCTCTCGCAGGCCGGTCACCTTCAACCGGGCCACGGCAACGAGGAACGGCACGACCCGCCCACCGAACGCGCTGCCCGCTGA
- a CDS encoding helix-turn-helix domain-containing protein yields the protein MTEVEKSSLIPLIDRLAADQGLLTAAAEAALGPGSPARKLPEAEVERHIAVMLDAVGASLAGDVARAERSTAAAQHLAVDRVEQGISLPVLLNGVLAARKVVLQALITQGAESLPPDELLPLLPRFDEIVGRLQNSMVLAYRTAETQLGRTTRARQADALRHLLETGEGAWAAEAGLDPSREYRCLVVDVTVPSEARRLEAPLESPDGISVLIHGVLCAIRADLPTGYRSPVLMVHSPPVPLSELPPVYLLCREALTKHRQNGDQGPHALLDSAVEIALGKSRSLGTLLSRQLLAGLDRSDERHRDIVDTLLTYLAVGSRLAPTAELLHVHPNTVKSRLRRFHELSERAGNTTSPALRTGTLTHTIQLWWALCSWRAE from the coding sequence ATGACCGAGGTCGAAAAGAGTTCACTGATTCCGCTGATCGACCGGCTCGCCGCCGACCAGGGCTTGCTCACCGCCGCCGCCGAGGCCGCGCTCGGCCCGGGCAGCCCCGCGCGGAAGCTCCCGGAGGCCGAGGTCGAGCGCCACATCGCGGTGATGCTCGACGCCGTCGGGGCGTCGCTCGCCGGTGACGTGGCCCGTGCCGAGCGGTCGACCGCGGCCGCGCAGCACCTCGCCGTCGACCGTGTCGAGCAGGGCATCAGCCTCCCGGTCCTGCTCAACGGCGTGCTAGCGGCACGGAAGGTCGTGCTGCAGGCGCTGATCACCCAAGGTGCGGAGTCGCTGCCGCCCGACGAGTTGCTGCCGCTGTTGCCCCGCTTCGACGAGATCGTCGGCCGGCTGCAGAACAGCATGGTGCTCGCGTACCGCACGGCCGAGACGCAGCTCGGCCGCACGACTCGCGCCCGGCAGGCGGATGCTCTGCGTCACCTGCTGGAGACCGGCGAGGGAGCCTGGGCGGCCGAGGCGGGCCTCGACCCGTCCCGCGAGTACCGCTGCCTGGTCGTCGACGTCACCGTGCCGAGCGAGGCCCGCCGGCTGGAAGCGCCGCTGGAGTCCCCGGACGGCATCTCCGTGCTGATCCACGGCGTGCTCTGCGCGATCCGCGCAGATCTGCCCACCGGCTACCGGTCGCCGGTTCTCATGGTCCACAGCCCGCCGGTTCCGCTCTCCGAACTGCCTCCGGTCTACCTCCTGTGCCGGGAGGCATTGACGAAACATCGCCAGAACGGCGACCAGGGACCGCACGCGTTGCTCGACAGCGCGGTCGAGATCGCACTGGGAAAATCCCGATCACTCGGGACGCTGTTGTCCCGGCAATTGCTCGCCGGCTTGGACCGCTCGGACGAACGGCATCGGGACATAGTCGACACGCTCCTCACCTATTTGGCGGTGGGCAGCCGATTGGCGCCGACGGCGGAGTTGCTGCACGTGCACCCGAATACCGTCAAATCTCGGCTCCGACGGTTCCACGAGTTGTCCGAGCGCGCGGGAAATACGACGTCGCCCGCTCTCCGCACCGGGACCTTGACGCACACCATTCAGTTGTGGTGGGCGCTGTGCAGCTGGCGAGCGGAGTGA
- a CDS encoding YncE family protein, with protein sequence MCSAAAILTALAVTAVTPVATANAARPAAENALQEVMFVGNNWDGTADVIRSRGNYAKLGRINVVPDKAARMAEIFADPIRLVFFLGIRNGVGEGHDQLVDDLYSTPDGRSLVASRPSFADVVSIDVTTGKLNWRFPVSGHRSDHMAVSPDGTRVAVSASLSKTVHVLDINTGKQLGSFPTGEKPHENVFTSDGKQLWNMSIGNVDSNLDSPAFDFTKGDRRITIADTSTFKVVRTIDMRPRLDAAGRRDLSDAVRPAVFTPDFSTLYFQVSFFHGVVEYDVARDRITRVATLPTNPNTNPDRTTWVNDSRHHGLSMSPDGRKLCVAGTVDDYVTVVDRASLAPGALVTAAKPYWATVSGDGKQCVISESDADRVTAIDFATGQKVVSVPVGDHPQRVRLAHVPAGWSSPTG encoded by the coding sequence ATGTGTTCCGCGGCGGCAATTCTGACCGCGCTGGCTGTCACGGCGGTGACACCCGTCGCGACCGCGAACGCCGCGCGTCCGGCGGCCGAAAACGCGTTGCAGGAGGTGATGTTCGTCGGCAACAACTGGGACGGCACGGCGGACGTCATTCGCTCCCGCGGGAACTACGCGAAGCTGGGCCGGATCAACGTGGTGCCCGACAAGGCGGCGCGGATGGCCGAGATCTTCGCCGATCCGATCCGGCTCGTGTTCTTCCTCGGGATCCGGAACGGGGTGGGGGAAGGGCACGACCAGCTCGTCGACGACCTGTACAGCACACCGGACGGCAGGTCGCTGGTGGCCTCGCGGCCCAGCTTCGCCGACGTCGTCTCGATCGACGTCACCACCGGCAAGCTCAACTGGCGTTTCCCGGTCTCCGGCCACCGGTCCGACCACATGGCGGTCTCGCCGGACGGCACGAGGGTCGCGGTATCGGCGTCGCTCTCGAAGACGGTGCACGTCTTGGACATCAACACCGGGAAGCAGCTCGGTTCGTTCCCGACCGGTGAGAAGCCGCACGAGAACGTCTTCACGAGCGACGGCAAGCAGCTGTGGAACATGTCGATCGGCAACGTCGACAGCAACCTGGACTCGCCCGCTTTCGACTTCACCAAGGGTGATCGACGCATCACGATCGCCGATACGTCGACGTTCAAGGTGGTGCGGACGATCGACATGCGGCCGCGCCTGGACGCCGCCGGCCGCAGGGACCTGTCGGACGCCGTCCGCCCGGCGGTGTTCACCCCGGACTTCTCGACGCTCTACTTCCAGGTGTCGTTCTTCCACGGCGTCGTGGAGTACGACGTCGCCCGGGATCGGATCACCCGGGTGGCGACGCTGCCGACCAATCCGAACACCAACCCGGACCGCACCACGTGGGTGAACGACTCCCGGCACCATGGGCTGTCGATGAGCCCGGACGGCCGCAAGCTGTGCGTCGCCGGAACGGTGGACGACTACGTGACCGTGGTGGACCGGGCGTCGCTGGCCCCGGGTGCGCTGGTGACCGCCGCGAAGCCCTACTGGGCCACGGTGAGCGGCGACGGCAAGCAGTGCGTGATCTCCGAGAGCGACGCCGACCGGGTGACCGCGATCGACTTCGCGACCGGTCAGAAGGTCGTCTCGGTCCCGGTCGGCGACCACCCGCAGCGGGTCCGGCTGGCCCACGTACCGGCCGGGTGGTCGTCGCCGACGGGCTGA
- a CDS encoding LLM class flavin-dependent oxidoreductase, whose protein sequence is MRYSIFLPTGFGQEFAGIPDPVEAYEALTRLARGADDLDYETLWAPDHLTTIPPSQEIVFEAWSVIAGLARDTHRVRIGQLVTGNGYRNPALQAKMASTVDVMAHGRLSFGIGAGWYEPDYVGYGYEFGTAGERLRKLGEAVQIIRSLWTEKETTFEGTYYRVGGAVNQPCIIRDTDEEARACVPPGADFAYPGDPGSYGLVGTVETVRRRIAAYEAAGVQELIVGFEDPLDVDQVRGFAAEFMD, encoded by the coding sequence ATGAGGTACAGCATCTTCCTTCCCACCGGATTCGGTCAGGAGTTCGCCGGCATCCCCGATCCGGTCGAGGCTTACGAAGCACTCACGCGCCTCGCCCGGGGCGCGGACGACCTGGACTACGAGACGCTCTGGGCACCGGACCATCTCACGACGATCCCGCCGTCGCAGGAGATCGTCTTCGAGGCCTGGTCCGTGATCGCGGGCCTTGCCCGGGACACCCATCGGGTGCGGATCGGCCAGCTCGTGACCGGCAACGGCTACCGCAACCCGGCGCTTCAGGCGAAGATGGCGTCCACCGTGGACGTGATGGCGCACGGCCGGTTGAGCTTCGGCATCGGCGCCGGGTGGTACGAGCCGGATTACGTCGGTTACGGCTACGAGTTCGGGACCGCGGGCGAGCGACTCCGCAAGCTCGGCGAGGCCGTGCAGATCATCCGATCCCTGTGGACGGAGAAGGAGACCACCTTCGAGGGCACGTACTACCGGGTCGGAGGAGCGGTGAACCAGCCCTGCATCATCCGCGACACCGACGAGGAGGCCCGGGCGTGCGTCCCGCCCGGTGCCGACTTCGCCTACCCGGGTGACCCCGGCTCCTACGGGCTGGTCGGCACCGTCGAGACCGTCCGCCGGCGGATCGCGGCGTACGAAGCCGCCGGCGTCCAGGAGCTCATCGTCGGTTTCGAGGACCCTCTCGACGTCGATCAGGTCCGGGGCTTCGCCGCGGAGTTCATGGACTGA